A stretch of the Vigna radiata var. radiata cultivar VC1973A chromosome 9, Vradiata_ver6, whole genome shotgun sequence genome encodes the following:
- the LOC106773393 gene encoding GDSL esterase/lipase 1 produces MRGLSCLLVFSLGIFIQVSYCDSRNTTCLAEKNAGLFILGDSLFDNGNNNYINSTTAYQANYYPYGETFFKYPSGRFSDGRMIPDVVAELAKLPILPPYLHPGRVEHVYGVNFASGGAGALRETAQGFVIDLKTQVSYLKNLKNVLSERLGKATAEEIVSKSVYLISIGSNDYGSLLNPDSNPVFPPGDHQGFVDSVIGNLTDAIKEIYNLGGRKFGFVNVGAIGCSPGIRILVNNGSTCFEEVLAIARLHNTALSKRIHELKKQLNGFKYSITDFYSTSLEVLNNPTKYGFKETIVACCGGGPFRGDGSCGGKKGIKEYELCNNVNQHLFFDSVHLTDRASQHFGELIWNGNHTVTSPYNLKQLFQF; encoded by the exons ATTCATACTTGGAGATTCACTATTTGATAATGGAAACAACAACTACATCAACAGCACCACCGCTTACCAAGCAAACTATTATCCCTATGGAGAAACTTTCTTCAAATACCCCTCTGGCAGATTTTCTGATGGACGCATGATACCAGATGTCGTTG cTGAACTTGCTAAGTTGCCAATACTACCACCATACTTGCATCCGGGTCGTGTTGAACACGTCTATGGTGTCAATTTTGCTTCAGGAGGTGCTGGTGCTCTGCGTGAAACCGCTCAAGGATTT GTTATAGACCTGAAAACTCAggtaagttatttaaaaaatttgaagaatgTGTTGAGTGAGAGACTGGGAAAAGCAACAGCAGAGGAAATTGTGTCAAAATCTGTGTACTTGATTAGCATTGGATCCAATGACTATGGCTCTCTTCTCAACCCAGACTCAAATCCTGTGTTTCCTCCTGGAGATCATCAAGGGTTTGTAGATTCTGTAATTGGAAACCTCACAGATGCCATAAAA gAAATTTATAATCTTGGCGGAAGGAAATTTGGATTTGTTAATGTGGGTGCAATAGGTTGTTCACCTGGAATAAGGATTTTGGTGAATAATGGAAGCACATGCTTTGAAGAAGTACTAGCCATCGCAAGACTACACAACACTGCACTCTCAAAAAGGATTCATGAGCTAAAGAAACAGCTCAATGGATTCAAATATTCAATCACTGATTTCTATTCTACATCTCTTGAAGTGCTCAACAATCCTACAAAATATG GTTTCAAAGAAACAATTGTGGCATGTTGTGGAGGTGGACCATTCAGAGGAGATGGTAGCTGTGGAGGAAAGAAAGGGATCAAAGAATACGAGTTATGTAACAATGTCAATCAACATCTGTTCTTCGATTCTGTTCATCTTACTGACAGAGCTAGTCAGCATTTTGGAGAGCTGATATGGAATGGAAATCACACTGTCACAAGCCCTTACAATCTAAAACAgctatttcaattttaa